The genomic DNA GGCGGGATGGAGAGCGCGGACTTCAGTACCGGCTGCCACACAGCCGAAGAACCGCGCTGGAGCGTGCGCAGGGGCAGTCCGCACTCCTGGGCGGGAACGGAGGTGCCGAGCCAAGGGCGGGCGCCTTGGCACTTGAGCCCCAGATCCTTTAGCGCGTTCCTGCGGAAGGAGCCCTCCATCGAGACCTCGGAGGCCTTTCCACAGGTGCAGGAGACGAGGATGGAGCGGAGCGAGGATGTCCGCCCGGACGAGCGCAACCTGAGCTTCCCGCCGCACGGCCCGACCGTCGAGGCCCCGCGTTCGGTGGAGCGGTGCACCCACTGCCGGTACGGGAACTCGTCGAGGTGCCCGGCCTCGCAGGCGACGACGAAACGGGAGGGCGCGAGATCGACTTCGCATGTGCCGCACACGCTTCGACCGGAGGGTGGGTTGAAGTCCTGGTGCCGTTGCAGCTCCATGCACTCCGGGCAGGAGTGCATCAGGGGGAATCGTCGGACCCGCAGCCCGTCCGTGCTCGTGTCGTCGGACGCGGGCGGCAGCCTGAAGTACTTGACGTCGAGCAGTCGGGCCAGGCGCCTCTCGTGGATCCGCGGCGATTCGTCCGAGCTCCAGCTCCGGTCGGCCCCGTCCAGGCCCGAGATCACGAAGGACTCGTGGTCGACGGCAAGGAGCGATCCGACACCGTATGTGGTGATCGCCTGGGCCCGGCGGACCGTGCCGCGTCGGGGCAAGCTGTGGGCGGGGGCGGCGCCGTTCGCACCGGTCCGGCGACGGCGGGCGGGGGGCGGGGTCATCGGGTTCCCTCCATGAACAGGGCGGACTCGGCGTCGACGTCGCGCAGGCTCCAGAGCGTGGACCACGCCTCGGCATCCTCGGTCTCGTCGTCGTACGCCTTCAGGAGCGAGGGGGCGCGACGGCCTCGGAGGGGTTCGAAGAGCAGGCCGCTGTGGATGTCGGCCTCCTCGCACCACCAGTCGACGAACTCGTCGAAGCCTTGGGACACGGCCTCGGTCTCTTCCGGGGTGACTCCGCGGACGCGTTCCAGGAGCACGGACTTGATGGTGCCCCGGAGCACGTCTTCGTAGGACTCGACCCTGCCTGCCCCGTCGTTCGGCCGGGCGGCCGGGATCATGATGCGGGCCAGGGCAACGATCACCGCGTGCAGGCCCCGTTCGCGGGCGCGGGCGGAGAACGGGGTGACCGAGGTGGACTCGACCTCGCGGTACAGGGCCGAGTGGAAGTGCTGGAAGCTCTCGTAATGTGAACGGTCCCGGGAGCGGGACGAGTTGAGCATGACCGTGACCAGTCCGGGGTACGCGCGGCCGACCCGGCTGGTGGCCTGGATGTACTCGGCGGTCGTCTGTGGCTGGCCCATCACGGCCATGAGGCCGAGGCGGTCCACGTCCACACCCACCGCGATCATGTTGGTGGCGAGCAGGACGTCCACGGTGTCCTCGTCGGGGAGCCGCTTCTCGATGCCTTTCAGACGGGTGGGGATCTCGCTGGCGTCGATCCGGCTCGTCAGCTCCGAGTAGTTGGCGACCGAGCGGACCTCCACGCCCTCCCGTTCGGCGAGCAGCTCCAGATAGGCCACCACGTCGTCGTGCACCTGGAGTTCGGCCGCCGAGAGCAGTCGGAGGCTGTTGAAGTAGCCGACGAGACTCCAGTAGGCGTCGCGCACCTCGTCGTCGGTCTTCGCATGCTTGGCCCGGTGCAACAGGGTGGCGTACGTGCGGATCAGCAGCGTGGACTGGCTGGTGCCGGGGGCCAGGAGGCCGACGTAGCGGCGGCTCGCCTTCTCCTCGCGCGGTGTCTCCACGGCGAACCATGAGTCGCGGGCGTCCAGGCCGGCGGGCGGGAACTGCCGTACGTCGCGGGCGAAGAGATGGCGACCCTGGTCGGCGGCGCGACGGATGGTCGCCGTGGAGGCGATCACCTTGGGGCGGTCGGCGAGCGCGTCGACGGCCGTCTCGTAGAGGCCGGTGAGCGTTCCCAACGGTCCTGAGATCAGGTGGAGTTCGTCCTGGACGATCAGTTCCGGGGGCGGGATGGCGCCGTCCGGGTCGTCGCGGTTGAAGAGCGCGGAGGTTGCCGGACGCCACGGCATCGAGGCGAACTTGTCGACGGTGGCGATCACCAGCGTGGGACGGGCGTCGTACACCGCCTCGTCGATCAGGTGGACGGGCAGGCCGTCGGTGAAGTCGCAGCGCGTGCCGGGGCAGCGGATGTTCATCCGCTTGGCGTCCTCGTCGACCTTGTAGTCCCGGGCGTCGAGGCGGGTCCCGCACCAAGGACAGGCATGCAACTGGACGGGGTTCTCGGTGGCGAGGCGCTTGTCGAGGCTCCGCTGCAGCTCGTCGAGTTTCAGGCTCGCCTCGGCCAGCGTGTTGGGGGTGGCCGAACGGCCCACCCACATGCCGACGGAGAACTCCTCCTGGCCCAGCTCGGGAGTGTGACGTCGCATGTTTTCCATGGCGCAGAGCAGGATCGCCGCGCGCTCGAACTGCTGGAGAGTGAGCAGACGCAACGTGTAGCGCATGAGGACGGTGACACCGCCGCCGTGCGCGCCCTTGCGGATGCGGCGCAGGAACGACGTGAGGGCGATCAGTCCGAGATAGGCCTCCGTCTTGCCACCACCGGTGGGGAACCACAACAGGTCGGAAACCTCCCGGTCGCGGTGCCCGGGATCGTCGATGCCGGCCAGACAGAGGAGCACGAAAGCGATCTGGAAGGGGCGCCAGCGACCGGCGGCCGGATCGGGGGAGCCGACGCGCCCGCTCTTCACCCAGGCGCTGCGGGCGCGCTGCTCGGCCATGGCCCGGTTGGCCAGTCGGAACGCCCTCATCAGATCGGGCTTGGTCCGGAGCAGCTCGATGCCCTCACGGATCCGGTCGAGAGCCTCGCAGCAGGCCTCCACCTGGATCGAAGCGGGCTTCTCGTGCGCGCTGCCCGCCAGGGCCGCCGCCTCGATGGCCTTACGGTCGATCCACAGGTCGTAGCCCATGGCCAGCTCCCCCAGAGCGGCCAGTACCTCGGCGTCGGAC from Streptomyces sp. NBC_01707 includes the following:
- a CDS encoding helicase-related protein produces the protein MTQTSGRHSEHYRVRDEELLVGLRRELLGPAEDAEPDDRDEVLTQDAPIDRYLTGVLYPRAADRAAQKRKDEDAAEQEGLDVTPLLRRDDVEESGTGQDVGAAADRRPSSMGLTFAVDPGISDTIVVSARAAVYEPTDADGHPIPAHRAEARTTADQREHWRRKELELPDFQFDVTTPDSDKRKGLDDRVLLRVNVRRPDPTTGTVTITVTLINTQKVGERDLQDAFSLFQCGLTVRAANGSTAFVERPAPAAAHDPEIATSRLLHRHAPTFAVGHGCTAEWDWTPPPIGVTDPVPAAVTEVRSEFVPSVEVLLTDSNPEIDSSALSMLGLAERSDAEVLAALGELAMGYDLWIDRKAIEAAALAGSAHEKPASIQVEACCEALDRIREGIELLRTKPDLMRAFRLANRAMAEQRARSAWVKSGRVGSPDPAAGRWRPFQIAFVLLCLAGIDDPGHRDREVSDLLWFPTGGGKTEAYLGLIALTSFLRRIRKGAHGGGVTVLMRYTLRLLTLQQFERAAILLCAMENMRRHTPELGQEEFSVGMWVGRSATPNTLAEASLKLDELQRSLDKRLATENPVQLHACPWCGTRLDARDYKVDEDAKRMNIRCPGTRCDFTDGLPVHLIDEAVYDARPTLVIATVDKFASMPWRPATSALFNRDDPDGAIPPPELIVQDELHLISGPLGTLTGLYETAVDALADRPKVIASTATIRRAADQGRHLFARDVRQFPPAGLDARDSWFAVETPREEKASRRYVGLLAPGTSQSTLLIRTYATLLHRAKHAKTDDEVRDAYWSLVGYFNSLRLLSAAELQVHDDVVAYLELLAEREGVEVRSVANYSELTSRIDASEIPTRLKGIEKRLPDEDTVDVLLATNMIAVGVDVDRLGLMAVMGQPQTTAEYIQATSRVGRAYPGLVTVMLNSSRSRDRSHYESFQHFHSALYREVESTSVTPFSARARERGLHAVIVALARIMIPAARPNDGAGRVESYEDVLRGTIKSVLLERVRGVTPEETEAVSQGFDEFVDWWCEEADIHSGLLFEPLRGRRAPSLLKAYDDETEDAEAWSTLWSLRDVDAESALFMEGTR